TGACAGTAATTTTAAAGAAAAAAGAGCCGTAAATACTTACGGCTCTCAAAAGGCTTTTTTATTTTATTCTAGAACAGCTTGCTGTCCTTAATTATCTTAGTCGACCAACCTATCAACGATGGCAATTGCCTTGTCGATATCTTCCTTCGTTGCGGTCAGATGCGGTCTGAAACGAATACTACGATCGCCACAGCCTAAAATCAACATCTTCTCGCCCATCGCTTTCGCTACCAAGGCATCGCGCTCTTTGTCTGTAGGTAAATCAAATGCGCAAAGCAAGCCTTTACCGCGTACCGCAGTGATACTTGGATGTTTTTTTGCAAGGATATTTAATTGTTCTATCAAATATGCCCCCAATACAGCTGCTTTTTCTACCAAGTTCTCTTGCTCGATGATTTCTAAAATCAAACGGAAGCGAACCATATCAACCAAATTACCACCGAACGTCGAGTTAATACGGCTTGACTCTTTGAATACATGGTTTTCCACGCGATCAAATTTCTCTTTATTCGCCAAAATTCCACATACTTGGGTCTTCTTACCAAAAGAGATCACATCAGGAATAATGCCTAAGTGCTCATAGCACCACATTTTACCCGTCATCGCGATACCAGTCTGTACCTCGTCTAAGATTAATATAATATCATTCTTATCGCAGATCTCACGCAGCTTCTGGAAAAACTCATTGCGGAAATGGTTATCTCCACCTTCTGCCTGTATAGGCTCGATGATTAAGCATGCGATATCCGCTGGGTTTTTCGCAATAGCAGCCTCAATTTCTTGAATGGCTTGCTCTTCTGCCTTGATGGCATCATTTACAGACTCCTCAGTCAATGGAAACTGCAGCCTCGGATTGCTGATTCTTGGCCAATCGAATTTCGGAAAGTACATGTACTTTCGCGGATCCTTCGTATTTGTTAAGGACAAAGTATAGCCGGAACGGCCGTGGAATGCCTGCTTAAAGTGAATTACTTGGCTCGCCTCTTGCTCGATACCCTTGCTTAAGTTCAATCTAGTTTTCCAATCGAATGCTGCTTTCAATGCGTTTTCAACCGCCAAAGCTCCGCCATCGATGAAAAAACAATACCTTAATTCTTTAGGAATACCTACGCGCTCGAAGGTGTCCAAGAAATCGGCATATTCTCTAGGGTATACGTCCGATAGAGCCAACTTATTGATGGCAGACTGCTTCAGCGCATCTGCATTTTTTAAAATATGAGGATGGTTGTAACCAACAGGGGAGGAAGCAAACATGCTGAACATATCTAAATACTCGTTCCCATCAACATCCACAATATAGGAGCCGTGCGACTTCTCCAAGTCAATAACTACCGGTAGGCCGTCGGCAAGAATATGCTTCGCTAATCTTTGATGTGTCTCTCTCATAATGCTTATAAATCAAATTTAATCCCTTGTGCCAAAGGAAGGTTAGTCGTATAGTTAATGGTATTCGTTTGACGGCGCATATAAACTTTCCATGCGTCCGATCCAGATTCACGACCACCGCCGGTTTCTTTCTCTCCGCCGAAAGCTCCGCCGATTTCAGCACCCGAAGTACCAATGTTAACATTCGCAATACCACAGTCTGAACCATTCTGACTTAAGAAAAGCTCCGACTCGCGAACGCTGTTCGTCATGATCGCAGAGGATAAACCTTGTTTTACACCATTTTGTAAGGCAATAGCCTCCTCCAATTCGCCTTTGTATTTTATTAAATAAAGGATTGGGGCGAAGGTCTCATGCTGAACAATCTCATAATGGTTCTCTACCTCGGCAATAACCGGCGTAACGTAGCAACCGCTTTCATAACCCTTCCCTTTCAACACTTCTCCCTTCGTTAAAAGCTTGCCGCCTTCTTCCTTAATTTTTTCTAAAGCATTCAAATACATATCAACAGCATCAGTATCAATTAATGGTCCCATGTGATGTTTAATATCTAAAGGATCACCGATTTTAATCTGCTTATAGGCATCCACTAAAGATTTTTTCACCTTATCATAAATGCTCTCATGAATAATCAAGCGTCTTGTGCTGGTACAACGTTGTCCTGCAGTTCCTACGGCTCCGAATACCGCACCAATAATCGTCATCTTCAGATCAGCGCTTGGCGTCACGATGATGGCGTTGTTTCCGCCTAATTCTAACAGCGATTTGCCCAGACGTTGTGCTACGGTCGTCGCCACGATCTTACCCATGCGGGTAGAACCCGTCGCTGATACCAATGGAATGCGCTCATCGGATGATATCCATTCTCCAACTTCCTTGTCGCCAGTAACGATCGAAGAAATGCCCTCCGGCAATTTATTCGCTTTTAAGATGTCGGCTATGATTTTCTGACATGCAACCGCACACAAAGGCGTTTTCTCGCTCGCCTTCCAAACCACAACATCGCCACATACTAATGCTAATGCTGCGTTCCACGCCCAAACAGCAACAGGGAAATTGAAAGCCGTGATGATACCAACAATTCCTAGCGGATGATATTGGTCGTACATACGGTGCCCCGGACGCTCCGAGTGGATGGTGTTTCCATATAACTGTCTCGATAAACCAACCGCAAAGTCACAGATGTCGATCATTTCCTGAACCTCACCCATACCTTCTTGGTATGATTTACCCATCTCGTAAGACACAAGTTTGCCCAATAAAGGTTTTACTTCTCGCAGTTTTTCGCCCAATTGCCTAACAATCTCTCCGCGCTTCGGTGCAGGGATATCTCGCCATTCCAATTTAGCCTTCTCTGCTTCCTGCATCACTTTTTCATATTCCTTTTTGGTACTGCTTTGAACCTTCGCTATCAGCTTTCCGTTGGTTGGCGAGTATGACGCTATCAATCCTCCTTTTGAAAACCACTTGCTACCTGTACTTGTGCCCAAGTTTTCTACTTCTATTCCTAGTGCTTTTAATTCTTTGGATGTCATATGTTGGTTTATATTATTCGAAATTTGACTAAATATAGAGAATATAATTTATTATTTATATTAAATTATCGAATTATATGAATTTTGTTGTCCCCAATTCCGAAGAAAACTCAATCTTCAGAGAAACTGCTAAGTGCTTGAGATAAAGATTATAACAAAGTTTGCTTCCCTGAAAACATCAACAAACCAACAGTAAACACATAGAACCGTCAAAAAATTAGTGATAGCAGTCATTTTCGAAACGTTCACCACATCTTATATTTAACTTTACTATGTGCCTAATCAAAAGGAGGCGCATAAATACGAAACCTCCATTATAAAAAGAACTAAAAAAATAATGAAAGCACAAAGGAATAACCCTTTATAAAAACAATACACTTGCGCTAATATTTAACATAGCAAAGGCGACATACTCTAAAATCTAAAGTCTTATATCTAATATCTAACGTCTAATATCTAACCATGGTTGACTACTTTAAAATCGAAGACCTTCTTTCGGCAGAACATATCTTAATTCGCGATGCTATTCGCGACTTTGTAAACTTAGAAATACGTCCTGAAATAGATCATTTTGCACAGGAGCATAAGGAAATTCCCAATCTGATGAAGAAGTTGGGGGAAGTCGGTGCGCTCGGTCCTTTTATTCCACAGGAATACGGTGGGGCAGGACTTGATTATCTAGCCTATGGTCTTATCATGCAAGAACTGGAAGCGGGCGACTCGGCGATACGCTCTGCAGCGTCCGTGCAATCGTCGCTCGTAATGTATCCTATTTATTCCTTCGGGTCCGAAGAACAACGAAAGAAATATCTACCTGCCTTAGGCGCAGGAGAATTTATTGGTGCTTTTGGCCTAACAGAACCTAATCACGGATCGGACCCCGGAAGTATGGAAACTAGATTAACGCCTGATGGGGATGGTTTCCGACTACATGGTTCTAAAATGTGGATCACGAATGCGCCGATATGTGATGTAGCCGTTGTATGGGCGCGTGATCATGAGGATAAAGTTCGTGGTGTAATCGTTGAGCGGAAGATGGAAGGATTTTCTACACCCGAAACATTGAACAAATGGTCTTTGCGTGCGTCAAAGACTGGCGAGCTTGTTTTCGATCAGGTGTATATTCCTAAAGAGTATGTGCTGCCGCATGTTCAAAGTATGCGCGGACCGCTATCTTGCTTAAACTCCGCGCGCTACGGTATTTCTTGGGGCGCCATCGGTGCAGCAATAGACTGCTATGAGGTGGCCTTGAAGTACGCCAAAGAACGGGAACAATTCGGCAAACCGATCGCGTCCTTCCAATTGCAACAAAAGAAATTGGCAGAAATGCTGACTGAGATCACAAAAGCGCAGCTCCTTTCCTGGCGCCTGGCAACCTTGAGGAACAATGACCAAGCGAGCCCGCAACAAATTTCAATGGCGAAGCGCAATAATGTGCATATGGCATTGCAGGTGGCACGTGAAGCGCGCCAAGTGCTCGGTGCAATGGGAATCGTTGGCGACTATCCGATTATGCGCCACATGATGAACCTGGAGTCGGTAATAACCTATGAGGGTACTCATGATGTACATTTATTGATCACCGGACAAGATATAACGGGTATCAGCGCCTTCCAATAGTGCTATCTATTATAAGGCATATCACTAACCCATCGGAAACCTCGGGTTTTTAAGTCGATATTTTCCATATCTATCTTATTTATATAGATGGATATGGAATCTTTAGACCCGATGTCCCTTAACATGATCCCTGCTTCACGTTTTTCATAGCGAAAATGCTGAGTTGGCTCTCCCGCCTTCCCAATAATCTTGATTTCTTTATTAAGGCTGTCGCTCGTCATCTGATAGGTGCGACTTTTCATCTCCGCATCGCGGACGATCAGTGATTGCTCGTTGATGAAGATCAGAAAATGCCAGTCATCTGGAATCCGAAGTTTCTTCCGGTTCTCATATTCGCGCAGCGGTAAATAGTAAACGCCATAAAGATCGCTCTCTGTTTGTATGAATTGCTTGATAAACTTATCAGCCCTTATAATACTTTGCACGGCAGGTGCGACGGTTGCAAGGAGCATAATTACTTTTATCGATATCAAACTTATTCGCTTCCAGCGTGCATTAAGTTGCAGGCTCGGCGGAGGGCTGAGCGAAATAGCTTTTCCTTGTATAAGCAGTTTGTAGAATTTGCTGATGTTCGGACCTAATAGATATAGAGAAAATAATACCAGAGTTGTCGAGAGCATCTTGACGGGCACATCATAGAAATAATTAGTCGCCATCACGTTGATACTAACACCTAGGGTAATGATTGCCCCGATCGTCATCGTCTTCCTAAACAATAACAAAACGCCCAACATCTCAGCGATACCTATCATTATATTATAAGGATGCGATGCGCCGTAGAATGCCCAAGCCAAGCCCATAGGCGAATATTGATATAGCGGCTCCGTCAGTTTATATAAGGTAGGGAAGGGGAACTGCCCCTGAAAGAGCTTGATAACTCCATAGTTGAACATGGTGATGCCAACATAATATCGTAGAAGCACCGTTAACCAGTAATAGAGTTTCGGATATTCTCTGTTTTTCCGATCAACGAGCGACCAAACTATACAAGCAATAATAGATAGCAGCAATATCAATAGTAAGATCAGCCAATGCACGGTGCTGTCGCCGCTACCATTCCTATAATAAGGAACGGTTTGATTCAGGTCTAGCCATCCTGCAGTCATGCCCTTCATGAACCCGATTATTGCGTCGCCCATCAAGGGAACGAAAGGAGTAAGAAAGAGGAACGTATGATTATTGAACAGCAGGATAAATAATAGAAAGAGAATAAAGCAGAACCTAAAGAATATAGGTTGTTTCGGAAACATACGCGTGGCAGTGATATCGTTGTCGGTATTCATGTTTGGTTAGTAAGTAGGTTAAATATAATAGATGTCTGTGGGAATAGCTGCGGTCGCATTTAGATTTAACTTTTTTTAAGAGCTGGATTGGGCTGGTTGAAATGGGGGTGTTGTTTTTTTTCCTTGGATCAGGAAAGGAAGGGAATTTTGTCTTTGAACCAGGAAAGGAAGGATTTAAGGATTGGCAGGATCGGGCGTACGTTTCCTAAAAGATATATAATCGATCCCTTTATCCACCGCCATACCCGATCCTGCTCATCCTTGCATCCTTCCTTTCCTGGTTCAGACGAAACACTTCAAAAATGGATTAGCACCCTGTTGGCCTCTTTCAATTTTCGAACTGTCCAGGCTGTAATATTCTATAACTTGCCTTTTTTGTCTTGAACCAGGAAGGGAAGGATTTAAGGATTGACAGGATCGGGCACACGTTTCTTAAAAGATATATAATTGATCTCCTTATCCACCGCCATACCTGATCCTGATCATCCTTGTATCCTTCCTTTCCTGGTTCAGAAACGAACTCATTTTTTCTTTCAACATGATCCTGCTCATCCTTGCATCCTTCCTTTCCTGGTTCAGACAAACGCCGAAAAATCAAAACTTTCTTTCTCCCCTCCTTCAAAGACCAACCCGAAAAGACAAAATCCCCCTTCTAAAACAAAGTTTCAAAGACAGCTCCCCAATCCCCGCCGCACAGCTCCGACGGCTCAGAACCCTTGTTCTCCCAATACAGACCCCATACAGAACCCAATCAAGCCCGCTCGGCAAGGACTCTGATAGGGGAGAGCAAGGTTCCTACAAAAGCTTTGACCCAACCCAAGCCCCTTTCAGGCCCCTTCCAATCCCCCATTTCCCTCCACTAACCCGCAGAACCGCCCCTTCCTACCTATTTCTCGATAAATTATTGCTCACATTGCTAGCGAGTTACGCTATTCCGCTAAAAATATTCGTTTGCAGGTCTTGGAAGTATGGTCAATTTGTCCCTATCTTTGCACCACTCCGCAAGGGAGGGACGGTCGAAACGGCCATGACATCGGGAAGGAAAGAGCAGGATCTGCAGGGTTGAAAAGCACCCAGGATCCACCTCAAAATAAGCCTCAAAAAATATTTTAAAATAAATTTTGCAGATTAAAAAAAAACCTTCTACCTTTGCAGTCCCAACTACGGGGAACGGCTGAGAGCGCAAGGCTCGAAGCTGATAAAACTGAAAGCTTGAGCGCCACGGAAACAAGGCGCACAACATAAGAAAAGCGGAAGCGAGATGCGGAAGCGAAAAGTTCTTTAAGAAATAATGATCATGTAGCGCAGCGAGTAGACGCAAGTCGAAAGTTGAACAAGAAGATTTTTTAAATCAATTCAACCAGATCGGAACCAGGGAAACAGATATTTAAATAAAGACAATTCTATTTATTATAAATAGTCTTGATCTTACACTTCATTTTACAATGGAGAGTTTGATCCTGGCTCAGGATGAACGCTAGCGGCAGGCCTAATACATGCAAGTCGAACGGGATCCATTTGTTAGCTTGCTAACAGATGGTGAGAGTGGCGCACGGGTGCGTAACGCGTGAGCAACCTACCCATATCAGGGGGATAGCCCGAAGAAATTCGGATTAACACCGCATAAGACTACGAGATGGCATCATCAAGTAGTTAAATATTTATAGGATATGGATGGGCTCGCGTGACATTAGCTAGTTGGTGAGGTAACGGCTCACCAAGGCGACGATGTCTAGGGGCTCTGAGAGGAGAATCCCCCACACTGGTACTGAGACACGGACCAGACTCCTACGGGAGGCAGCAGTAAGGAATATTGGTCAATGGACGGAAGTCTGAACCAGCCATGCCGCGTGCAGGATGACTGCCCTATGGGTTGTAAACTGCTTTTGTCGAGGAATAAACCTATCTACGTGTAGATAGCTGAATGTACTCGAAGAATAAGGATCGGCTAACTCCGTGCCAGCAGCCGCGGTAATACGGAGGATCCGAGCGTTATCCGGATTTATTGGGTTTAAAGGGTGCGTAGGCGGCACTTTAAGTCAGGGGTGAAAGACGGCAGCTTAACTGTCGCAGTGCCTTTGATACTGAAGTGCTTGAATGCGGTTGAAGACGGCGGAATGAGACAAGTAGCGGTGAAATGCATAGATATGTCTCAGAACACCGATTGCGAAGGCAGCTGTCTAAGCCGTTATTGACGCTGATGCACGAAAGCGTGGGGATCGAACAGGATTAGATACCCTGGTAGTCCACGCCCTAAACGATGATAACTCGATGTTTGCGATATACAGTAAGCGTCCAAGCGAAAGCGTTAAGTTATCCACCTGGGGAGTACGCCCGCAAGGGTGAAACTCAAAGGAATTGACGGGGGCCCGCACAAGCGGAGGAGCATGTGGTTTAATTCGATGATACGCGAGGAACCTTACCCGGGCTTGAAAGTTACTGAAGGATGCAGAGACGCATCCGTCCTTCGGGACAGGAAACTAGGTGCTGCATGGCTGTCGTCAGCTCGTGCCGTGAGGTGTTGGGTTAAGTCCCGCAACGAGCGCAACCCCTATGTTTAGTTGCCAGCATTTAAGGTGGGGACTCTAAACAGACTGCCTGCGCAAGCAGAGAGGAAGGCGGGGACGACGTCAAGTCATCATGGCCCTTACGTCCGGGGCTACACACGTGCTACAATGGATGGTACAGCGGGCAGCTACATAGCAATATGATGCCAATCTCGAAAAGCCATTCACAGTTCGGATCGGGGTCTGCAACTCGACCCCGTGAAGTTGGATTCGCTAGTAATCGCGTATCAGCAATGACGCGGTGAATACGTTCCCGGGCCTTGTACACACCGCCCGTCAAGCCATGAAAGCTGGGGGTACCTAAAGCATGTAACCGCAAGGAGCGTGTTAGGGTAAAACCGGTAATTGGGGCTAAGTCGTAACAAGGTAGCCGTACCGGAAGGTGCGGCTGGAATACCTCCTTTCTAGAGCCTGATTCCGGCTCGTCTGCGCAACATTTGATCGTTAAAACAAGAAACACATTAGAAGAAAGTACCTGCCCAGCGTAAGTTGGCATGGTATCTTGAGAAGATGAGAATTAAGCTAGTCCCGTAGCTCAGTTGGTTAGAGCACTACACTGATAATGTAGGGGTCAGCAGTTCAAATCTGCTCGGGACTACCATAAGACACACGATGGGGAATTAGCTCAGCTGGCTAGAGCACCTGCCTTGCACGCAGGGGGTCAACGGTTCGAATCCGTTATTCTCCACAAGTCATCGAAGATGACAGATGTGAGACATCAGACAACAGACAATAGAGCCCTTTACGGCGCCCTAGGTCTACGATCTAATATCTGACATCTATTATCTAGCGAAGACAAAGAGTTCTTTGACATATTGGAAGAAAAGAGACACAAGAGAAGACAACAGAAGCTTTTTCTACTTGTAGAACAAGCGAAAGCAACCTATCACTTAGCAAAAGGGGTGATAGTGTGAAGAAAGTAAATAAGGGCACACGGGGGATGCCTAGGCTCTCAGAGGCGATGAAGGACGTGATAAGCTGCGATAAGCTGCGGGGATTGGCAAATGCGATTCGATCCGCAGATTTCCGAATGGGGCAACCTAATATACTGAAGGTATATTGTATAATACGCGAACGCGCCGAACTGAAACATCTAAGTAAGCGTAGGAGGAGAAAATAATAATGATTTCCCAAGTAGTGGCGAGCGAACGGGAAAGAGCCCAAACCTATATTGTTACGGCAATATGGGGGTTGTAGGACCACGACATTGTACTGTGCTATGAACTGGAAGCAGGTGGGAAACTGCGCGATATGGGTGATAGCCCCGTACAGGTAAAGAATACAGGCATAGTGGTATCCTGAGTACCGCGGGACCGGAGAAATCCTGTGGGAATCTGCCAGCACCATCTGGTAAGGCTAAATACTCCTGAGAGACCGATAGTGAACCAGTACCGTGAGGGAAAGGTGAAAAGAACCTCGAACAGAGGAGTGAAAAGAACCTGAAACCGTGTGCTTACAAGCGGTCGGAGCGGACTTGTTCCGTGACGGCGTGCCTTTTGCATAATGAGCCTACGAGTTAC
The DNA window shown above is from Sphingobacterium hotanense and carries:
- the lat gene encoding L-lysine 6-transaminase; this encodes MRETHQRLAKHILADGLPVVIDLEKSHGSYIVDVDGNEYLDMFSMFASSPVGYNHPHILKNADALKQSAINKLALSDVYPREYADFLDTFERVGIPKELRYCFFIDGGALAVENALKAAFDWKTRLNLSKGIEQEASQVIHFKQAFHGRSGYTLSLTNTKDPRKYMYFPKFDWPRISNPRLQFPLTEESVNDAIKAEEQAIQEIEAAIAKNPADIACLIIEPIQAEGGDNHFRNEFFQKLREICDKNDIILILDEVQTGIAMTGKMWCYEHLGIIPDVISFGKKTQVCGILANKEKFDRVENHVFKESSRINSTFGGNLVDMVRFRLILEIIEQENLVEKAAVLGAYLIEQLNILAKKHPSITAVRGKGLLCAFDLPTDKERDALVAKAMGEKMLILGCGDRSIRFRPHLTATKEDIDKAIAIVDRLVD
- the amaB gene encoding L-piperidine-6-carboxylate dehydrogenase produces the protein MTSKELKALGIEVENLGTSTGSKWFSKGGLIASYSPTNGKLIAKVQSSTKKEYEKVMQEAEKAKLEWRDIPAPKRGEIVRQLGEKLREVKPLLGKLVSYEMGKSYQEGMGEVQEMIDICDFAVGLSRQLYGNTIHSERPGHRMYDQYHPLGIVGIITAFNFPVAVWAWNAALALVCGDVVVWKASEKTPLCAVACQKIIADILKANKLPEGISSIVTGDKEVGEWISSDERIPLVSATGSTRMGKIVATTVAQRLGKSLLELGGNNAIIVTPSADLKMTIIGAVFGAVGTAGQRCTSTRRLIIHESIYDKVKKSLVDAYKQIKIGDPLDIKHHMGPLIDTDAVDMYLNALEKIKEEGGKLLTKGEVLKGKGYESGCYVTPVIAEVENHYEIVQHETFAPILYLIKYKGELEEAIALQNGVKQGLSSAIMTNSVRESELFLSQNGSDCGIANVNIGTSGAEIGGAFGGEKETGGGRESGSDAWKVYMRRQTNTINYTTNLPLAQGIKFDL
- a CDS encoding acyl-CoA dehydrogenase family protein produces the protein MVDYFKIEDLLSAEHILIRDAIRDFVNLEIRPEIDHFAQEHKEIPNLMKKLGEVGALGPFIPQEYGGAGLDYLAYGLIMQELEAGDSAIRSAASVQSSLVMYPIYSFGSEEQRKKYLPALGAGEFIGAFGLTEPNHGSDPGSMETRLTPDGDGFRLHGSKMWITNAPICDVAVVWARDHEDKVRGVIVERKMEGFSTPETLNKWSLRASKTGELVFDQVYIPKEYVLPHVQSMRGPLSCLNSARYGISWGAIGAAIDCYEVALKYAKEREQFGKPIASFQLQQKKLAEMLTEITKAQLLSWRLATLRNNDQASPQQISMAKRNNVHMALQVAREARQVLGAMGIVGDYPIMRHMMNLESVITYEGTHDVHLLITGQDITGISAFQ